The following coding sequences lie in one Nitrospirota bacterium genomic window:
- a CDS encoding class I SAM-dependent methyltransferase — protein MKTAAMPETEQISCPCGSQVLPIEMFQTPTRHYVRCPDCELVFLNPRPLTTTVEEFYREDYDEAYGEMEASSDRDPVFESVARRLAQYRKPPGRLLDVGCGDGAFLSLCQSAGWTCYGLELSKRAAARAVRRGVTLLPPDSLERIGECEQFDVISLVNVLETVTSPATVLRQVAGALAPSGLLVIRATNGAFHLPMRTPARWVGSRYDQAFHLFLYSPEALRSLLQGIGLETIAIHNSVPSRGPLTPANPWMSRLKWRIGAAAFWSCAELLYRVTGGRVVWAPSFELIARRREGLA, from the coding sequence GTGAAGACGGCAGCCATGCCGGAGACAGAGCAGATCTCCTGTCCCTGTGGGAGCCAGGTCCTGCCGATCGAGATGTTTCAGACGCCGACCAGGCACTATGTCCGTTGTCCAGACTGTGAGCTGGTGTTTCTGAATCCTCGTCCGTTGACAACCACAGTCGAAGAGTTCTACCGCGAAGACTACGACGAGGCCTATGGCGAAATGGAGGCCTCGTCGGATCGCGACCCGGTGTTCGAGAGTGTCGCACGCCGTCTTGCCCAGTACCGGAAGCCGCCCGGGCGGCTGCTCGATGTCGGTTGTGGGGATGGCGCGTTCCTCTCTCTCTGTCAGTCGGCTGGATGGACCTGTTACGGGTTGGAGTTGTCTAAGCGAGCCGCTGCGCGCGCGGTTCGTCGCGGGGTGACGCTGTTGCCTCCCGATTCTTTGGAGCGGATCGGTGAGTGCGAACAGTTCGATGTTATCTCGCTGGTGAACGTGTTGGAGACGGTCACGAGTCCGGCGACAGTCCTACGGCAGGTCGCGGGCGCCTTGGCACCATCCGGCCTTCTGGTGATCAGAGCGACCAACGGGGCCTTTCACCTCCCGATGCGGACACCGGCTCGATGGGTCGGGTCGCGTTACGATCAGGCCTTTCACCTCTTTCTCTATTCGCCAGAGGCCCTCCGTTCGTTGCTGCAGGGGATCGGATTGGAGACGATTGCGATCCATAACTCAGTTCCGAGTCGAGGGCCGCTCACTCCGGCGAATCCCTGGATGAGCCGCCTCAAGTGGCGGATCGGTGCGGCCGCGTTCTGGTCCTGTGCGGAGTTGCTCTACAGGGTGACAGGCGGGCGTGTGGTCTGGGCTCCGTCATTTGAGCTCATCGCCAGGCGGAGGGAGGGATTGGCATGA